The sequence ACCGTCTTTATTCACATCGTCGTAGACCACGTTGCCCGTTTGCGGATCTACGTAGAGCTGTTTATAGACCCAGAACGAATACAGTGGGAATCCCTGCTGCTGGAGAATCAGATCGCGGCTTCCGTAACGCAGGGGTGTTGCCAGCTTTTCGATGCGGTTAACATTCTGTGCTACGTTGAAGCTGGTCGTCCAGGTTAGCCCACCCCGGCGGATATTGACCGTATTGATACCAAACTCGAAACCCTTGTTGCTGATTTCGGCCGCATTGCTCCAGTAGTTGCTGAAGCCGGTTGTTCCCGCCAGGGCTATTTGTAGCAGGCCATTCGAGGTGTATTTGTCGTAGACGTTAAACTCGAAGCCAACCCGATCATTAAACAGCGACACATCGAGTCCGGCGTTGATCTGCCGGGTCCGCTCCCACTGCAAATCAGGATTGCCCAACTGCTGGGGCGAGATACCTGGACTGCCCTGATAGCCCGTGCCGCCGGTCCAAAGACCTTGTGCGGCAAAGTTCCCAATGCCATTCTGATTACCCGTTACGCCCCAGCTGGCCCGGAATTTCAGGTCACTGATAAATGTCGCATCGCGCAGAAACTCTTCCTGTTTGATGCGCCAGGCCACACCCACCGACGGGAAATACCCCCACTTGCGCGATGAACCAAACCGCGACGAGCCATCGGCCCGAACACTGGCATCAATCAGGTATTTGCCCGCAAAATTGTAGTCAGCTTTGGCGAAAAAAGAAGCCAGGGTGCTTTTACTCCAGTTCTGCGAGCTGGCGGTTGTAGCCGCCGACGAGATCTGGGTAAAGTTGTCATTTGGGAAACCACGCCCTTCAGCGTAGGTACGCGTGAGGTTATCACTTTGCAGTGTGTTACCGACCAACAGGCCAAACGAATGGTTCGCGCCAAGTTTTTTCCGGTATGTCAGTGTCTGTTCGTTCAGCCAGGTTGTGTACTGGCTAACGCTCGATGTTGCATAGCCGTTGGGGCTTCCCGAAATCAGGAGCGAATTCCAGTATTCCGACTCGTTGTAGTTGTTGTAATCAATGCCGAAACTGGTCCGAAATTTCAGACCCGGCAGCAATTGCGCATCGGCATAGAGGTTTCCAATGTAGCGAAGACTGGTCGTGTGAACATTGTAATTATTGATCAGCAAAGTGAGGTTGTCGAACCCGGCCCGGCCAACCAAAACGCCCTGATCATTCGTTGGTGACAGGTAGGTAGGCGTATGCAATGCAGCCTGCAACAGCCCTCCGGCCGGACCATCACCCGCGCGACCCTGATTGCGGTAGGTGCGGGTAAACGTATTACTTACCCCAACCTGAATCTTATCGTTTACCTGCTGATCGAGGTTAACTTTAAAGCTGGCACGACTAAAATCGATAGGCCGGATAATGGCTTCCTGCGTATTGTAGCCACCACCAATGTAGTATTTGGTCGTTTGCGTACCGCCTGTCAGTGAAATATCATAATTACGGAGCTGGGCCGTACGAAACAGTTCGCCCAGACGATCGTACGTTTTTTGCTCTTCGGGAAGGCCGCGTCCACCCTCTGA comes from Spirosoma aureum and encodes:
- a CDS encoding SusC/RagA family TonB-linked outer membrane protein, translated to MQKLYAVWVILLLIPFGLSAQSPDSPSNTTNASLTGTVRADNGELLPGVNIVLKGQTKGTVTDANGKFSLSAKPGDLVVLSAIGYKTIEVRVTGSAPLRVQLEADLRQLNEVIVVGYGTAERKNLIGSIAKIDPSDTKVIPVGSVDAQLQGKVPGVQISSATGVPGERVNIRVRGATSINGSNDPLYVVDGVFINNNSLQSISTGGKATSPIADINPSDIESMEILKDAEATALYGSRGANGVVIITTKRGAFGQRPTIKIDASAGAAKAAKLWDLTTGPEHATLVNEWWVNTGKDDPTLNRTVANRPFRPVSEGGRGLPEEQKTYDRLGELFRTAQLRNYDISLTGGTQTTKYYIGGGYNTQEAIIRPIDFSRASFKVNLDQQVNDKIQVGVSNTFTRTYRNQGRAGDGPAGGLLQAALHTPTYLSPTNDQGVLVGRAGFDNLTLLINNYNVHTTSLRYIGNLYADAQLLPGLKFRTSFGIDYNNYNESEYWNSLLISGSPNGYATSSVSQYTTWLNEQTLTYRKKLGANHSFGLLVGNTLQSDNLTRTYAEGRGFPNDNFTQISSAATTASSQNWSKSTLASFFAKADYNFAGKYLIDASVRADGSSRFGSSRKWGYFPSVGVAWRIKQEEFLRDATFISDLKFRASWGVTGNQNGIGNFAAQGLWTGGTGYQGSPGISPQQLGNPDLQWERTRQINAGLDVSLFNDRVGFEFNVYDKYTSNGLLQIALAGTTGFSNYWSNAAEISNKGFEFGINTVNIRRGGLTWTTSFNVAQNVNRIEKLATPLRYGSRDLILQQQGFPLYSFWVYKQLYVDPQTGNVVYDDVNKDGKITVDDRQLVGSIWPKFFGGLTNSLTFKGFDINLFFSYQYGNKIYNHNKFFGEGGGARDAARIIFATNLARWQKPGDITDVPRPDGINVNNYRDGGSRWLEDGSFLRLKSLAIGYTLPKELTRRVGIQGLRVYAVGTNLWLLTKYTGLDPESSASSDPNSQGIDLGTPPQPVGIQGGISLTL